The genomic segment GCAGCTTGCTGACGTGGCTCTCGATCACGCTCTCGTCGAAGGTGGACTCGAAGATGCCGTAGACCGCGTTGAAGATCTGCGTCTTGGTGATCCACTTGCCGTGGTTGGCCACCATATATTCGAGAATGCGCAGTTCGCGGCGGGGCAGGGTGAGGGCGTGGCCCGCGATTTCGGGGTCACGGCCGTTGAAGAAGACCTGGATCCTGCTCTCGCAGGGTCTCGGCAGCTCGCCCACCCGGCGGCGCGCGATCGCGGCCGTTCGGGCGAGGATCTCGCGCAGGTGTATAGGCACGTGCACGACGTCGTCCACGCCCGATTCGAACAGCTCCAGCGTGTTCTTGAGCATCTTCTGGCCGCTCATGGCGATGATGGGAGCCGATGAGCGCTTGCGCATCGCCCGCGGCAGGCTTCCGCGGGCATCGCAATCCCCGAGGAGAAAGGCGTCCACCGCCGCCAGATCGGATTCGCTCGCAGATTGCAACCAGTCCCAGAATTCTCCGGAGGAGAAGCCGATCGACGATACGCCTTCGCGAACGAGCCCTCCGACGTAGCTGTTCGCGACGCTCTCGCGATCATCAACGATAATATACATCAGTCTTTCGCCCCTGTTTCGCACTTGTTGCGGCCGGTTGGGTTGTTGTGATGCCCCGGCTCGGCAACGATGCTGTTTGACGACATTCCATCCCGCGAACCGTTGTTATGGTTTCGATATTCGCGGGCAGCCCTACGCGTTCAGTGCCTGCGTCTCGCGGGCCTGTTACTTCAACTCGTTACTGAAACGCTTACTGCGTGAGGCTCGGCGGGCGTCTTACGGATCACCTCGCGGAGCAGATTGAGAAACGACCTAGAACAGTTGCGCCAAGTTGCTCATCGCGTCCGAACACTGCTGAACTGTGTCGATCTCCTCGCCAACTGGCGAG from the Bradyrhizobium sp. WBAH42 genome contains:
- a CDS encoding response regulator transcription factor; its protein translation is MYIIVDDRESVANSYVGGLVREGVSSIGFSSGEFWDWLQSASESDLAAVDAFLLGDCDARGSLPRAMRKRSSAPIIAMSGQKMLKNTLELFESGVDDVVHVPIHLREILARTAAIARRRVGELPRPCESRIQVFFNGRDPEIAGHALTLPRRELRILEYMVANHGKWITKTQIFNAVYGIFESTFDESVIESHVSKLRKKLRDRLGFDAIVARRYVGYRLNIPAGETLDEPVQELDDVGILLNRAQAAPAAYPASN